Proteins from a single region of Gemmatirosa kalamazoonensis:
- the bet gene encoding phage recombination protein Bet: MTAPAPEVQDRAQTGPVVDLPQAAPLVHVSKGAEREQQAPESEPAPPTVEGLHFTREQIELIKRTIAKGATDDELQLFLFTCKRLRLDPFARQIYFIKRKTQEDGRWVETGRAEVSIDGFRLVAERTGEYEGQTPPQWGKLYDFDVTGGDPVVRWFEVWPFPAEQPYAARVGVHRRAFKEPLLGIARFDAYAQKRRDGGLVSMWERMGPEQLAKCAEALALRKAFPNELSGVYTPDEMGQASNAAPASEDTAAAASASAGDPNEPPAPTCPKCSGGMWDNRETKTNPRAPDFKCKDRSCDGKYWPGEWPPKSADVKRGEKKFPKNFPLEQLRGRQVGDCTWSELTDALEASRKGGSEKWIEIVSEELEARRARGDVPAYAKQQDLGVQEPPKPSTAARVDMPAGGRVEDALERRAAKADDDIPF; this comes from the coding sequence ATGACCGCGCCCGCCCCCGAAGTGCAGGACCGCGCCCAGACCGGTCCTGTTGTCGACCTCCCTCAGGCTGCGCCGCTCGTGCACGTGTCGAAGGGCGCGGAGCGCGAGCAGCAGGCGCCGGAGTCGGAGCCCGCACCGCCGACCGTCGAGGGGCTGCACTTCACGCGCGAGCAGATCGAGCTGATCAAGCGCACGATCGCGAAGGGCGCGACCGACGACGAGCTGCAGCTCTTCCTGTTCACGTGCAAGCGGCTCCGCCTCGACCCGTTCGCGCGGCAGATCTACTTCATCAAGCGGAAGACGCAGGAGGACGGCCGCTGGGTCGAGACGGGCCGCGCCGAGGTGTCGATCGACGGCTTCCGCCTCGTCGCCGAGCGCACCGGCGAGTACGAGGGGCAGACGCCGCCGCAGTGGGGCAAGCTGTACGACTTCGACGTCACCGGCGGAGACCCCGTCGTACGGTGGTTCGAGGTGTGGCCGTTCCCCGCCGAGCAGCCGTACGCCGCGCGCGTGGGCGTGCACCGCCGCGCGTTCAAGGAGCCGCTCCTGGGCATCGCCCGGTTCGACGCGTACGCGCAGAAGAGGCGCGATGGAGGGCTCGTGTCGATGTGGGAGCGCATGGGGCCCGAGCAGCTCGCGAAGTGCGCCGAGGCGCTCGCGCTGCGGAAGGCGTTCCCGAACGAGCTCTCGGGCGTGTACACGCCGGACGAGATGGGCCAGGCGTCGAACGCGGCGCCCGCGAGCGAGGACACCGCGGCCGCCGCGTCGGCGAGCGCGGGCGATCCGAACGAGCCGCCGGCGCCGACGTGCCCGAAGTGCAGCGGTGGCATGTGGGACAATCGCGAGACGAAGACGAACCCGCGCGCGCCGGACTTCAAATGCAAGGACCGCAGCTGCGACGGGAAGTACTGGCCCGGCGAGTGGCCGCCGAAGTCGGCCGACGTGAAGCGCGGCGAGAAGAAGTTCCCGAAGAACTTCCCGCTCGAGCAGCTGCGCGGCCGCCAGGTCGGCGACTGCACCTGGAGCGAACTCACTGACGCACTCGAGGCGTCGCGCAAGGGCGGCTCGGAGAAGTGGATCGAGATCGTGAGCGAGGAGCTCGAGGCACGCCGCGCGCGCGGTGACGTGCCCGCGTACGCGAAGCAGCAGGACCTCGGCGTCCAGGAGCCGCCGAAGCCGAGTACGGCCGCGCGCGTCGACATGCCCGCCGGCGGCCGCGTCGAGGACGCACTCGAGCGAAGGGCCGCGAAGGCCGACGACGACATCCCGTTCTGA
- a CDS encoding zinc finger domain-containing protein, whose product MRLDKRTRDLIERWEHHPALAVPCPRCHKAPGEPCVSCLGNVTLPHIPRVIAAERAPERGEAAAHG is encoded by the coding sequence ATGCGCCTCGACAAACGGACCCGCGATCTCATCGAGCGCTGGGAGCATCATCCGGCGCTCGCCGTCCCTTGCCCCCGTTGCCACAAGGCCCCCGGCGAGCCGTGCGTCTCGTGCCTGGGCAACGTCACGCTTCCACACATCCCGCGCGTGATCGCTGCGGAGCGCGCGCCCGAGCGCGGGGAGGCCGCGGCGCATGGCTAG
- a CDS encoding helix-turn-helix domain-containing protein: protein MLSSGSDGRRIALDRMPDTPPTLGARLKQARRQKAAREGRDYTQAALAQDASVAPVSVSRYESNVQEPSLELIQRMAAVLGVSPGWLAFGDEDDVPNDRRAPTSMFKTREQLEAEEREQKDRGA from the coding sequence ATGCTGTCAAGCGGATCCGATGGTCGTCGTATCGCACTCGACAGGATGCCAGACACGCCACCGACGCTCGGGGCCCGGCTCAAGCAGGCGCGCCGGCAGAAGGCCGCCAGGGAGGGGCGTGACTACACGCAGGCAGCGCTCGCGCAGGACGCGAGCGTGGCACCCGTCAGCGTCTCCCGGTACGAGTCGAACGTGCAGGAGCCGTCGCTGGAGCTGATTCAGCGGATGGCGGCCGTCCTCGGCGTGTCGCCTGGCTGGCTCGCGTTCGGCGACGAGGATGACGTGCCCAACGACCGTCGGGCACCTACGAGCATGTTCAAGACGCGTGAGCAGCTCGAGGCGGAGGAACGCGAACAGAAGGACCGCGGCGCCTAA
- a CDS encoding zinc ribbon domain-containing protein translates to MFLLFIFAVACGIAGYLLLEPMDNGGAGAALGFLLGPIGILIAWIMRMNAQRELEAQRVRHDRHHRESDSRATAVVPSAMTRDTKVCPDCAETIKADARICRFCRREFSVEEIAAAKAPREVARAKGPPREPKPCEVCGTPVAWADQRIGGPVQCPEHRGAPARRSFR, encoded by the coding sequence ATGTTCCTCCTATTCATCTTCGCCGTCGCCTGCGGCATCGCCGGCTACCTGCTGCTCGAGCCGATGGACAACGGCGGCGCAGGCGCCGCGCTCGGGTTTCTACTCGGCCCGATCGGGATCCTTATCGCGTGGATCATGCGAATGAACGCGCAGCGCGAGCTCGAGGCACAGCGCGTTCGACACGACCGTCACCACCGCGAGAGCGATTCCCGAGCGACGGCCGTCGTCCCGAGCGCGATGACACGCGACACGAAGGTCTGCCCCGACTGCGCGGAGACCATCAAGGCCGACGCCCGCATCTGCCGGTTCTGCCGTCGGGAGTTCAGCGTGGAGGAGATCGCGGCCGCGAAAGCGCCGCGCGAAGTCGCGCGCGCGAAAGGACCGCCGCGCGAGCCGAAGCCCTGCGAGGTGTGCGGCACCCCCGTGGCTTGGGCGGACCAGCGCATCGGCGGTCCTGTCCAGTGTCCGGAGCACCGCGGTGCGCCGGCGCGCCGGTCCTTCCGCTGA
- a CDS encoding STAS domain-containing protein, which yields MPTLQAPEEFTKPATKRFVDEARVALDEHHAGVRIDFTHVVSVGAAGGLALLALHEYAAQLGGDVLLVNVPDDLADELAAAGVDRACYVRRADARATASRRARANQRAGRTEEGDGASARGGYIRLVRETE from the coding sequence ATGCCCACACTCCAGGCGCCGGAGGAGTTCACGAAGCCGGCGACCAAGCGGTTCGTCGACGAAGCGCGCGTGGCGCTCGACGAGCACCACGCCGGCGTGCGGATCGACTTCACCCACGTCGTGTCCGTCGGCGCCGCTGGCGGCCTCGCCCTGCTCGCGCTGCACGAGTACGCCGCCCAGTTAGGCGGTGACGTCCTCCTCGTAAACGTGCCGGACGATCTCGCGGACGAGCTAGCCGCCGCGGGTGTAGACCGCGCGTGTTACGTGCGCCGCGCCGACGCACGCGCTACTGCGTCGCGACGAGCGCGCGCGAACCAGCGGGCCGGCCGTACCGAGGAGGGCGACGGGGCAAGCGCACGAGGGGGCTACATCCGCTTGGTGCGAGAGACCGAGTGA
- a CDS encoding BrnT family toxin — translation MSHLTDRELAELLAAIAGDEPLSRAELRGLALEVMRLRRTLAECIYTTYIHPMTTRFEWDDAKASANLVKHGIDFADAVLAFADPQFVSVETTKPEHGERRWLGFGRVDGRLLAVAYTIRSDATRIISARKAIRREQRKYGAQ, via the coding sequence ATGTCGCATCTCACCGATCGCGAGCTCGCCGAGCTGCTCGCGGCGATCGCGGGCGACGAGCCGCTGAGCCGCGCCGAGCTGCGTGGCCTCGCGCTCGAGGTGATGCGGCTGCGTCGCACCCTTGCGGAGTGTATATACACGACGTATATTCACCCCATGACGACGCGCTTCGAGTGGGACGACGCCAAGGCCTCGGCCAACCTCGTGAAGCACGGGATCGATTTCGCCGACGCGGTGCTTGCGTTCGCCGATCCGCAGTTCGTGAGCGTGGAGACCACAAAGCCGGAGCACGGCGAGCGTCGGTGGCTCGGATTCGGTCGCGTGGACGGCCGGCTGCTCGCGGTGGCGTACACGATCCGCAGCGACGCGACCCGGATCATCTCGGCGCGCAAAGCCATTCGCCGCGAGCAGCGCAAGTACGGCGCGCAGTGA
- a CDS encoding BrnA antitoxin family protein encodes MPRNDKTPGRGRGKPRAGRAAQTGGAKAPAPTKTTSMTLEEVRARAALPPNAPGARGRTDWARVDAMTDDDVERQIAEDPDAPPLLDDASWAAAVAERDRKQAISLRVDADVLAWFRAQGAGYQSRMNAVLRTYMHHQQRATGG; translated from the coding sequence ATGCCTCGTAACGATAAGACGCCCGGCCGCGGCCGGGGGAAGCCGCGCGCGGGCCGCGCGGCGCAGACGGGCGGCGCGAAGGCGCCGGCGCCCACGAAGACGACCAGCATGACGCTCGAGGAGGTGCGCGCGCGCGCCGCGCTGCCGCCTAACGCGCCCGGCGCGCGCGGGCGTACGGACTGGGCCCGCGTCGACGCGATGACGGACGACGATGTCGAGCGGCAGATCGCCGAGGATCCGGATGCGCCGCCGCTACTCGACGACGCCTCGTGGGCGGCGGCGGTGGCAGAGCGAGATCGGAAGCAGGCGATCTCGCTCCGCGTCGACGCCGACGTCCTCGCGTGGTTCCGCGCGCAGGGCGCGGGCTACCAGTCGCGCATGAACGCCGTCCTGCGCACGTACATGCACCACCAGCAGCGCGCAACCGGCGGCTGA
- a CDS encoding TIGR02594 family protein, with amino-acid sequence MSPTSMPMPTPIATQLQTQLQTQQPAQTPFPLFRTDPAWLHIAARELGQHEIAGTGPGQDNPRILEYGKTVELTITHDEVPWCSSFVNWVMREAGYQRTKSAAAVSWLRYGRVALTEEQRGAIVVLCRKNAAPDPATGSPTGNHVAFLLKATPEYVECLGGNQSDQVKVSRFSRAAYRVRCVRMPRACDMVAVAQADGHA; translated from the coding sequence ATGTCTCCCACCTCGATGCCGATGCCGACGCCGATCGCGACGCAGCTCCAGACGCAGCTCCAGACGCAGCAGCCGGCGCAGACGCCGTTCCCCCTGTTCCGCACCGACCCCGCGTGGCTGCACATCGCCGCGCGGGAGCTCGGGCAGCACGAGATCGCGGGCACCGGTCCCGGGCAGGACAACCCGCGGATCCTCGAGTACGGGAAGACCGTCGAGCTGACGATCACGCACGACGAGGTCCCCTGGTGCTCGAGCTTCGTGAACTGGGTGATGCGCGAAGCGGGCTACCAGCGCACGAAGAGCGCGGCCGCGGTGAGCTGGCTCCGGTATGGCCGCGTCGCCCTCACCGAGGAGCAGCGCGGCGCGATCGTGGTGCTCTGCAGGAAGAACGCGGCGCCGGATCCGGCGACCGGCAGCCCGACCGGCAATCACGTCGCGTTCCTGCTCAAGGCCACGCCGGAGTACGTCGAGTGCCTCGGCGGGAACCAGTCCGACCAGGTGAAGGTGTCGCGCTTCTCACGCGCCGCGTACCGCGTGCGCTGCGTCCGGATGCCGCGCGCATGTGACATGGTGGCGGTCGCGCAGGCGGACGGCCATGCCTAA
- a CDS encoding DUF1353 domain-containing protein, giving the protein MRLTDPRAFIAPAPLFEEIGTGKLVDLRNDVWVHDGRHGRVWKIAAGVRFDGPSIPHLCQSVISRDDIGDVPALPHDVLYGAGGVVPSDPRIRYSRAEADDLFLDLMIDVGVAPVIAEAAHLAVRDFGAPHWRTL; this is encoded by the coding sequence ATGCGCCTCACGGATCCCCGCGCGTTCATCGCGCCGGCGCCGCTGTTCGAGGAGATCGGCACGGGCAAGCTCGTGGACCTCCGCAACGACGTGTGGGTGCACGACGGCCGGCACGGGCGCGTGTGGAAGATCGCGGCCGGCGTCCGCTTCGATGGGCCGTCCATCCCGCACCTCTGCCAGTCGGTCATCTCGCGCGATGACATCGGTGACGTGCCCGCGCTGCCGCACGACGTGCTGTACGGCGCCGGCGGCGTCGTGCCGAGCGACCCGCGCATCCGGTACAGCCGCGCGGAGGCGGATGACCTCTTCCTCGACCTGATGATCGACGTCGGCGTCGCCCCCGTGATCGCCGAGGCGGCGCATCTCGCGGTGCGCGACTTCGGCGCCCCGCACTGGAGGACCCTCTGA